A stretch of Pelecanus crispus isolate bPelCri1 chromosome 3, bPelCri1.pri, whole genome shotgun sequence DNA encodes these proteins:
- the LOC104031659 gene encoding meprin A subunit alpha-like has translation MGVAIQNSVEDRVHDVGGGQLRKDIPEINSEMGRKLFEGDIILPLERNALRNNSYRWKFPIPYILADSLDLNAKGVILQAFDMFRLKSCVDFKPYEGEQTYLKFEKLDGCWSHVGDLQSGQTVSIGERCDYKAIVEHELLHALGFYHEQSRTDRDDYVQIWWDEIIEGFAYAFDKHNDSFIDDLNTPYDYESVLHYGPYSFNINSSIPSITTKIPEFNDIIGQRLDFSRIDLLRLNRMYNCTSSLTFLDQCSFEYINICGMVQSGQDSASWNHTLGKPGDEDYTLVGNCADRGYFMHFNTKTGHAGQSALLESRILYPRRKEKCLQFFYRLNGSPQDKLVIWVKKDDGTGNVRRMEKLHTITADGEHHWKLASIPFSVQTKFRYGFQGIRGDPAKSAGGITIDDTSLTETNCPTNIWHIRNFTSLLHSTSKGDYITSPVFYSSEGYAFALQLYPHGRNSSPYINYMGITFHLCSSPNDGLLEWPAGHRQVVLSVLDQDPDVIHRMSLSLSFTTHPNQLVYGRNDTLQWDKPSITGSFSSFCNCYMSPGVGWNTFLTHKELHWKKFLKNDSLFIFADFEDLTPLITTEVPVRP, from the exons atgggggttgcg ATCCAAAACTCTGTTGAAGACAGAG TTCATGATGTTGGTGGAGGGCAGCTTAGAAAGGACATTCCAGAAATAAACTCAG aaatgggAAGGAAGCTTTTCGAAGGTGATATTATCTTACCG CTGGAGAGGAATGCTCTGAGGAACAACTCCTACAGATGGAAATTTCCCATCCCCTATATCCTAGCTGACAGCCTGG ATCTGAATGCTAAAGGTGTTATCCTGCAGGCGTTTGACATGTTCAGGCTGAAGTCGTGTGTTGATTTCAAGCCCTATGAAGGGGAACAGACTTACCTGAAATTTGAGAAGCTGGACGG GTGCTGGTCTCATGTGGGGGACCTTCAGAGTGGCCAGACAGTGTCTATAGGAGAGAGGTGTGACTATAAAGCCATAGTGGAACATGAGCTCCTGCATGCCTTGGGATTTTACCATGAGCAATCCAGGACAGATCGTGATGACTATGTTCAGATATGGTGGGATGAAATTATTGAAG GTTTTGCATATGCCTTTGACAAACACAATGACAGTTTCATTGATGACCTCAATACCCCATATGATTATGAGTCAGTCCTGCACTATGGACCATATTCTTTCAACATCAATAGCAGCATTCCTTCCATTACAACAAAAATTCCTGAATTTAATGACATCATTGGGCAAAGGTTGGATTTCAGCAGGATTGACTTACTGAGGTTGAATCGCATGTACAACTGCA CTTCGAGTCTCACCTTCTTGGACCAGTGTTCCTTTGAATACATCAATATCTGTGGGATGGTGCAAAGTGGACAAGACAGTGCCAGTTGGAACCACACATTGGGCAAACCAGGAGATGAAGACTATACTTTGGTGGGAAACTGTGCAG ATAGAGGATATTTCATGCACTTCAATACAAAAACTGGACATGCTGGTCAGTCAGCTCTTCTGGAATCTCGCATCCTTTATccaaggaggaaggaaaaatgcctTCAGTTTTTCTACAGGTTAAATGGAAGTCCACAGGATAAGCTAGTTATCTGGGTTAAGAAAGATGACGGAACTGGAAATGTTAGACGGATGGAAAAGCTGCACACTATTACAG CTGATGGAGAACATCACTGGAAATTGGCCAGCATTCCCTTCAGTGTCCAAACCAAATTCCGGTATGGGTTTCAGGGCATCAGAGGAGATCCAGCCAAGTCTGCCGGGGGAATTACCATCGATGACACCAGCCTGACAGAGACAAACTGCCCCACCAACATCTGGCACATCAGAAACTTCACATCCCTTTTACACAGTACTTCAAAAGGCGATTATATCACAAGCCCTGTATTTTACAGCTCGGAAGGCTATGCCTTTGCTTTACAGCTGTATCCTCATGGAAGAAATTCATCGCCCTACATTAATTACATGGGGATTACTTTCCACCTCTGCAGCAGTCCGAACGATGGCCTTCTTGAATGGCCGGCGGGACACAGACAAGTTGTCTTGTCAGTTTTGGATCAGGACCCTGATGTAATCCACAGGATGTCCCTCAGCCTTAGCTTTACGACACACCCAAACCAGCTAGTATATG GCAGAAATGACACCCTGCAGTGGGACAAACCATCTATCACtggaagtttttcttctttctgcaacTGCTATATGAGCCCAGGTGTTGGCTGGAATACATTCCTGACCCACAAGGAGCTGCACTGGaaaaaattccttaaaaatGACAGTCTTTTCATCTTTGCTGATTTTGAAG ATCTCACCCCTTTGATTACAACTGAAGTCCCAGTCCGTCCTTGA
- the LOC104025090 gene encoding taste receptor type 2 member 9, whose protein sequence is MEACYSQDKFNATSHDVMAMVIITLQAFPGIWINIFIVSVLCIAWVKKKSFNSNEKILLFLGCSRFWYLCIIWVCSFLSIIYPWYFYVHPIPQLFAAIQSFLNSSSLWVSACLCVFYCIKIANFRHIFFVYLKVKIDRIVPWLLLGSVLLSLVTCILVYNISDEVHCNNLNSTTLGNFWKLSVRTDEHLFTFFFIIGFEFATAFTAVIFSALFLIFSLWRHKCKMQTNSVKNLSMDAHIKAMKSVVSFFFVYSINFTCLVLTLIYATKKENPVKFLTLLFQYAFPAVHSLILIFSNPKLEKTLLRTLPCVKCKVCMR, encoded by the coding sequence ATGGAAGCTTGTTACTCTCAAGATAAATTCAATGCCACTTCACACGATGTCATGGCTATGGTCATCATCACACTTCAGGCATTTCCTGGCATATGgataaacattttcattgtttctgtgctttgtattgcttgggtcaaaaagaaaagctttaactCTAATGAGAAGATCCTGCTGTTTCTGGGATGCTCCAGGTTTTGGTATTTGTGCATCATATGGGTATGTTCCTTTCTTTCAATAATTTATCCCTGGTACTTTTATGTTCACCCCATACCCCAACTATTTGCAGCTAttcaaagctttttaaattcttccagCTTGTGGGTTTCTGCCTGTCTTTGTGTTTTTTACTGTATAAAAATTGCAAATTTCAGGCACATTTTCTTCGTCTACCTGAAAGTAAAAATTGACAGGATTGTGCCATGGCTGTTGTTGGGTTCAGTGCTTTTATCCCTGGTCACCTGCATCCTTGTCTACAACATCTCTGATGAAGTGCACTGTAACAACCTCAATTCCACTACCCTAGGAAATTTCTGGAAACTAAGTGTCAGAACGGATGAACatttgttcacttttttttttattattggcTTTGAATTTGCCACTGCATTCACGGCAGTAATCTTTTCCGCCCTGTTCCTCATCTTTTCTCTCTGGAGACACAAATGCAAGATGCAGACAAACTCAGTGAAGAACCTCAGCATGGATGCCCATATCAAAGCCATGAAATCTGTTGTGTCATTTTTCTTCGTTTACAGCATTAACTTTACATGTTTGGTCTTGACACTGATTTATGccacaaagaaggaaaatccTGTGAAGTTTCTCACTTTACTATTTCAGTATGCTTTTCCGGCTGTTCATTCCCTTATTCTGATTTTCAGCAATCCCAAACTGGAAAAGACACTGCTAAGGACTCTGCCCTGTGTGAAGTGCAAGGTTTGCATGAGGTAG